One stretch of Microvirga lotononidis DNA includes these proteins:
- a CDS encoding cytochrome c oxidase subunit 3 — MGSILLFLSGLAVIGAWWLSRQGLASKPWLEQGVAGDLPDEAPAPPYRVGLLILLAVIGSLFALFISAYAMRMQLPDWRSLPVPRILWLNTTMLALSSLALHGARRAAERGEMAELRASLLAGGISALAFLSGQLLAWRQLSGEGYFLAANPANAFFYILTGLHGLHLLGGLAALGRTTEKAWREVVTDRLRLSVELCATYWHFLLLVWLVFLSVLTGWAGNFVDICRQLLT; from the coding sequence ATGGGTAGCATCCTCTTGTTCCTGAGCGGACTCGCCGTCATCGGCGCCTGGTGGCTCTCGCGGCAGGGGCTGGCATCGAAGCCCTGGCTGGAACAGGGCGTCGCGGGCGACCTTCCGGACGAAGCGCCTGCGCCTCCCTACAGGGTCGGGCTTCTGATCCTGCTCGCGGTGATCGGCTCCCTGTTCGCGCTCTTCATCAGCGCCTATGCCATGCGCATGCAGTTGCCCGACTGGCGCAGCTTGCCGGTGCCTCGCATTCTCTGGCTGAACACAACCATGCTCGCCCTGAGCAGCCTCGCTCTTCACGGGGCGAGGCGCGCGGCCGAACGCGGCGAGATGGCCGAGCTGAGGGCAAGTCTCCTCGCCGGCGGCATCTCGGCCCTCGCCTTCCTGTCGGGCCAGCTCCTGGCATGGCGCCAATTGAGCGGTGAAGGCTATTTTCTGGCCGCCAATCCGGCCAACGCCTTCTTCTACATCCTGACCGGGCTGCACGGCCTCCATCTGCTCGGCGGTCTGGCGGCCCTGGGCAGGACCACCGAAAAGGCATGGCGCGAAGTGGTGACGGATCGGCTGCGGCTGTCCGTAGAGCTCTGCGCCACCTACTGGCACTTCCTGCTTCTCGTCTGGCTGGTCTTTCTGAGCGTGCTGACGGGCTGGGCGGGCAACTTCGTGGACATCTGCCGGCAATTGCTGACGTGA
- a CDS encoding cytochrome C oxidase subunit IV family protein, with the protein MAQGGAHAQGQQHPIKLYLVVWAWLFVLSACSYFVDYFQVQGLLRYALIVLFMLLKAGLIVAIFMHMAWERLSLVYAILVPISAVLVFVAIMVLESDYTLLSRIVFFGSGS; encoded by the coding sequence ATGGCACAGGGAGGCGCACATGCGCAGGGACAACAGCATCCCATCAAGCTGTATTTGGTCGTGTGGGCCTGGCTGTTCGTCCTGAGCGCCTGCTCCTACTTCGTCGACTACTTCCAGGTTCAGGGACTTCTCCGATACGCCCTGATCGTTCTCTTCATGTTGCTGAAGGCCGGCCTCATCGTGGCGATCTTCATGCATATGGCCTGGGAGCGGCTGTCGCTGGTTTATGCCATTCTGGTGCCGATCAGCGCCGTCCTCGTGTTCGTCGCGATCATGGTTCTCGAATCCGATTACACGCTGCTGTCACGGATCGTCTTTTTCGGATCCGGATCCTGA
- a CDS encoding cytochrome c oxidase subunit II: MAVALVLVLIAVGSVIFHLVSPWWWTPIASNWRYIDDTIIITFWITGAVFVAVVLFMAYCVYRFRHRAGQQAHYEPENKRLEWWLTLVTAVGVAAMLTPGLFVWRQFITVPEDATDIEVVGQQWQWSFRLPGPDGKLATSDARLISPDNPLGINKDDPKSQDDVVIEGGELHLPVGKPVKALLRSIDVIHDFYVPELRAKMDLVPGQVSYIWFTPTRTGSFDILCAELCGVGHPQMRGTLVIQEQKDYQAWLQHQAARSFARLSPASGGPD, translated from the coding sequence ATGGCTGTAGCGCTCGTCTTGGTTCTGATCGCTGTCGGCTCTGTCATCTTCCACCTCGTCAGCCCCTGGTGGTGGACCCCGATCGCTTCGAACTGGCGCTACATCGACGACACGATCATCATCACCTTCTGGATCACGGGCGCTGTCTTCGTCGCGGTCGTCCTCTTCATGGCCTATTGCGTCTACCGCTTCCGTCATCGGGCCGGGCAGCAGGCCCATTACGAACCGGAGAACAAAAGGCTCGAATGGTGGCTGACCCTCGTCACGGCCGTCGGGGTCGCCGCCATGCTGACGCCGGGCCTTTTCGTCTGGCGGCAGTTCATCACCGTTCCGGAGGATGCGACCGACATCGAAGTCGTGGGCCAGCAATGGCAATGGAGTTTCCGGCTGCCGGGACCGGACGGGAAGCTGGCCACCTCCGACGCCCGGCTGATCAGCCCCGACAATCCGCTCGGGATCAACAAGGACGATCCGAAATCGCAGGATGACGTCGTCATCGAGGGCGGCGAATTGCACCTGCCGGTCGGCAAGCCGGTGAAGGCGCTCCTGCGCTCCATCGATGTCATCCACGATTTCTATGTGCCGGAGCTGCGCGCCAAGATGGATCTCGTGCCGGGACAGGTCTCCTATATCTGGTTCACGCCCACGAGGACCGGAAGCTTCGACATTCTCTGCGCGGAACTCTGCGGCGTCGGCCACCCGCAGATGCGGGGAACGCTCGTGATCCAGGAGCAAAAGGATTATCAGGCATGGCTGCAGCATCAGGCGGCGCGCAGCTTTGCGCGCCTTTCGCCTGCGAGCGGCGGGCCCGATTGA
- a CDS encoding translocation/assembly module TamB domain-containing protein, which translates to MFKRIRSLALMSLVILAIAAFWLASDRPSQAQSDQGILASLISRLLSTPTTRVTIGSIEGALTSDAVIRDIRIADRDGVWLNLDRARLVWSRTALLRGRLQVDELTIDKLQISRRPLPAEEDAPVSDEPILPELPVKVIVDRFALQELALGQPVLGTEARLSAAGSAQLGDPSEGLDLNFQAQRLDAPGRLSIDLTYVPQTKRLALDLTHREPAGGIAARLMDLPGLPPVDLKLTGQGPMSDFAARLDFAAGPTIGAAGTAAVRRATSGYDVNLDLAARIEGLLPAPAAPVFSGTTQLVGNVTVGDDSSLRFQPVRITSNVARFDMTGTVSSGQVLDLTLNARALPTDGTKTRAGEAEIARFNFDGTVQGPLTAPRINGTLDAAEIRLPEGSLDTLTARVTMNPADGSTPPSQFSFSIDANAAGIRPVDRTLARAIGPTLSITSRGSFGLDGIANVETARIETSTAQASFTGRVGGTILDGTLDARIPGLASFSGLAGRPLQGAATLTAQLSGNPRRYDMAAVIDARLRELSTGTPAADGLLGRSVTAAGTLRRIPNGYAFENFRVDGAHLDARVDGRATQFAADLGLDITIDELRRVDPRIAAGRANVTARLGGSLEKPDVKGVATLTDMRALNRSIPRLAINIDARDVTGALDAALTLDGRVDGKPATGSLHLARPSDGGWLLDRLAVNIGSVALKGDLRLGNDQLAQGEISLSGSNFDDLSPLVLTKLDGALDAVVSLSAHDGGQDARITAKGARFAVADISVRDFDARLTLQDLYRRPMIDGNVSAESLTAAGQTYSAVRFVANGTPAASQFTASAVGQGFNLDAQGRVVPGDATRIELASFTARRGNRRLALAQPAAITLQNGAVTLSNLVIAADQGRITVNGTVADRLDLTVDIRRLPLQVADIVVPNLGLAGTVNGNASIGGTVANPTGAYRVAVSGLATAETRRAGLPALTIDAQGRLADRRAGVDARIAIGRGSALQVTGSVPLSPAEELALRVSGRTDLTIANSFLSTSGQRLTGAANLDLSIAGTFADPRIEGSVTLASGSFTDSLQGIRLSGIAGRFVARGKVLTIENLTAQTPSGGSLAARGQVTIDPAAGLPGDIRITGNRAQLVSNETVDATADLDLTLSGPLMSRPRAAGRIDIVSMNVSVPDRLPTTLRPLPGTKHVRPTPTAAARLALAQRRQSASSRGTPFRAELDLTLTAQNRIFVRGRGINAELGGDLRLQGTTQDPVAIGAFELRRGRFDILGKRLDFVRGRLDFTGDLTPSLDFLAETQAGDVTARIGVTGPASSPEFTFSSSPDLPQDEVLSRILFQRPSGGLSAGQALQLAQAVAQLSGGTGNDAFEQLRRSLGVDSLDITVGAGGGPGVGVSRYISDNVRVGVKAGALPEESGVTVDIDLTRRLKAQGEINAEGGSSVGLGFEMEY; encoded by the coding sequence ATGTTCAAGCGGATACGCTCTCTCGCTCTCATGTCCCTCGTCATCCTGGCCATCGCGGCCTTCTGGCTGGCGAGCGACCGTCCGAGCCAGGCACAGAGCGATCAGGGCATCCTGGCGAGCCTGATCTCGCGTCTTCTCTCGACGCCGACCACCCGCGTCACCATCGGCAGCATCGAGGGAGCCCTGACGTCGGACGCGGTGATCCGGGATATCCGCATCGCCGATCGGGACGGCGTGTGGCTCAACCTCGATCGCGCCCGGCTGGTCTGGAGCCGCACGGCGCTGCTGCGCGGGCGCCTGCAGGTCGATGAACTCACCATCGACAAGCTTCAGATTTCGCGCAGGCCGCTGCCCGCCGAGGAGGATGCGCCCGTTTCCGACGAGCCGATCCTGCCCGAGTTGCCGGTCAAGGTGATCGTGGACCGTTTCGCCCTGCAGGAACTCGCCCTCGGTCAGCCGGTGCTCGGCACGGAGGCCCGGCTTTCAGCGGCGGGGTCGGCACAGTTGGGCGATCCGTCCGAAGGTCTCGACCTGAATTTTCAGGCACAGCGCCTCGATGCTCCCGGCCGGCTTTCGATCGATCTCACCTATGTGCCGCAAACGAAACGGCTCGCCCTCGACCTCACGCACCGGGAACCCGCCGGCGGTATCGCGGCCCGGCTGATGGATCTGCCCGGGCTTCCGCCTGTCGACCTGAAGCTCACCGGCCAGGGACCCATGAGCGATTTCGCAGCAAGGCTCGACTTCGCCGCCGGGCCGACGATCGGCGCCGCCGGGACGGCGGCCGTCCGGCGCGCCACGTCTGGCTACGATGTGAACCTGGATCTTGCGGCCCGCATCGAAGGATTGCTGCCCGCGCCGGCCGCGCCGGTCTTCAGCGGCACGACCCAGCTCGTCGGCAACGTGACCGTCGGCGACGACAGCAGCCTGCGGTTCCAGCCGGTGCGCATCACGTCGAATGTCGCGCGTTTCGATATGACCGGAACGGTCAGCTCCGGCCAGGTTCTCGATCTCACCCTCAACGCCCGCGCCCTGCCGACCGACGGCACGAAGACGCGAGCCGGAGAGGCGGAGATCGCCCGGTTCAATTTCGACGGCACGGTGCAGGGCCCGTTGACGGCGCCGCGCATCAACGGAACGCTCGACGCAGCCGAGATCAGGCTCCCCGAGGGCTCCCTGGACACGCTGACGGCACGCGTGACCATGAACCCAGCGGACGGCTCAACCCCTCCAAGCCAGTTCTCCTTCTCCATCGACGCCAACGCCGCGGGCATCCGGCCCGTCGACCGGACGCTCGCCAGGGCAATTGGACCGACGCTCTCCATCACCTCGCGCGGTTCCTTCGGTCTCGACGGCATCGCCAATGTGGAGACGGCGCGCATCGAGACGTCCACCGCTCAGGCGAGTTTCACCGGACGCGTGGGCGGCACCATTCTCGACGGCACGCTCGATGCCCGCATTCCGGGGCTGGCATCCTTCTCCGGCCTGGCCGGCCGGCCCTTGCAGGGAGCCGCGACCCTGACGGCGCAGCTGTCGGGCAATCCACGCCGGTACGACATGGCGGCCGTGATCGATGCGCGCTTGCGGGAACTGTCGACCGGTACACCGGCGGCCGACGGACTCCTCGGGCGCAGCGTCACGGCAGCCGGAACCCTGCGACGCATTCCCAACGGCTACGCGTTCGAGAATTTCCGCGTGGACGGTGCGCATCTCGATGCACGTGTCGATGGGCGCGCCACGCAATTCGCGGCCGATCTCGGCCTCGACATCACCATCGACGAGTTGAGGCGCGTCGATCCGCGCATCGCCGCCGGCCGCGCGAATGTGACGGCCCGCCTCGGCGGCTCCCTCGAAAAGCCGGACGTGAAAGGCGTTGCGACGCTCACCGACATGCGCGCCCTCAACCGCTCAATTCCACGCCTTGCGATCAATATCGACGCCAGGGACGTCACGGGAGCGCTCGACGCGGCATTGACCCTCGATGGACGGGTGGATGGGAAACCTGCGACGGGCTCTCTCCATCTGGCAAGGCCCTCGGATGGCGGATGGCTCCTGGATCGGCTCGCCGTCAATATCGGTTCCGTGGCATTGAAGGGCGATCTACGGCTCGGCAACGACCAGCTGGCGCAGGGTGAGATTTCCCTGTCGGGCAGCAATTTCGACGATCTCTCGCCGCTCGTGCTCACCAAGCTCGATGGCGCGCTCGATGCCGTCGTTTCGCTGAGCGCTCACGATGGCGGTCAGGATGCGCGGATCACCGCCAAGGGCGCGCGCTTCGCCGTGGCGGACATTTCGGTGCGGGACTTCGATGCGAGACTGACCCTCCAGGATCTCTACCGCCGCCCGATGATCGACGGCAACGTCTCCGCGGAGTCGCTGACGGCTGCGGGGCAGACGTACAGCGCCGTGCGCTTCGTGGCCAACGGCACGCCTGCCGCCTCGCAATTCACCGCCTCCGCGGTGGGGCAGGGCTTCAACCTCGATGCGCAGGGACGGGTCGTTCCGGGCGATGCGACGCGGATCGAGCTTGCCAGCTTCACGGCCCGTCGCGGCAACCGCCGCCTGGCTCTTGCGCAGCCCGCGGCCATCACGCTGCAGAACGGCGCCGTCACCCTGTCCAATCTCGTGATCGCGGCGGACCAGGGGCGCATCACGGTGAACGGCACCGTCGCCGACAGGCTCGATCTCACGGTCGATATCCGCCGTCTCCCGCTTCAGGTAGCCGACATCGTAGTGCCCAATCTCGGCCTCGCCGGCACGGTCAACGGGAATGCGTCCATCGGCGGAACGGTGGCAAATCCGACGGGCGCCTACCGCGTTGCCGTCTCGGGGCTTGCGACGGCGGAGACCCGCCGGGCGGGCCTGCCCGCGCTCACCATCGACGCGCAGGGTCGGCTCGCCGACCGGCGGGCCGGCGTCGACGCCAGGATTGCAATTGGACGCGGCAGCGCCTTGCAGGTGACGGGAAGCGTGCCTCTCAGCCCGGCGGAGGAGCTTGCTCTCAGGGTATCGGGCCGCACGGACCTGACCATCGCCAATTCCTTCCTGTCCACATCCGGTCAACGTCTGACGGGCGCTGCCAATCTCGATCTGTCGATTGCCGGCACCTTCGCGGATCCGCGCATCGAGGGCAGCGTCACGCTCGCCAGCGGCAGCTTCACCGACTCGCTGCAGGGCATCCGGCTCAGCGGCATCGCCGGCCGGTTCGTCGCGCGCGGGAAGGTGCTCACCATCGAGAACCTGACCGCGCAGACGCCGAGCGGCGGCTCCCTTGCGGCCAGGGGACAGGTCACGATCGATCCCGCCGCGGGCCTGCCCGGCGACATCCGGATCACGGGCAATCGCGCCCAGCTCGTCTCCAACGAGACCGTCGACGCGACGGCGGATTTGGACCTGACCCTCTCGGGGCCGCTCATGAGCAGGCCGCGGGCCGCTGGGCGCATCGACATCGTCTCGATGAACGTCTCGGTGCCGGACCGGCTGCCGACCACCTTGAGGCCGCTTCCCGGCACCAAGCATGTGCGGCCGACCCCGACCGCGGCCGCGCGGCTGGCCCTCGCGCAGCGGCGGCAATCCGCTTCCTCGCGGGGCACCCCGTTCCGCGCGGAGCTCGACCTGACGTTGACTGCGCAGAACCGGATCTTCGTCCGCGGGCGCGGCATCAATGCCGAACTCGGCGGCGACCTGCGGCTTCAGGGCACGACGCAGGATCCGGTCGCGATCGGAGCCTTCGAACTCCGGCGCGGGCGTTTCGACATCCTGGGCAAGCGGCTCGATTTCGTGCGCGGACGGCTCGATTTTACCGGCGACCTGACACCGTCGCTCGATTTCCTGGCTGAGACGCAGGCCGGCGACGTGACCGCCCGCATCGGCGTGACCGGCCCGGCTTCGAGCCCGGAATTCACGTTCAGCTCCAGTCCGGACCTGCCTCAGGACGAGGTTCTCTCCCGCATCCTGTTCCAGCGGCCGTCGGGCGGGTTGTCGGCCGGGCAGGCTCTGCAGCTCGCGCAGGCCGTTGCCCAGCTCTCGGGCGGGACCGGAAATGATGCCTTCGAGCAACTGCGCCGCTCGCTTGGTGTCGACAGCCTCGACATCACGGTTGGCGCCGGAGGCGGGCCGGGCGTGGGCGTCTCGCGCTACATCAGCGACAACGTGCGGGTGGGTGTGAAGGCCGGTGCCCTGCCGGAGGAGAGCGGGGTCACGGTCGATATCGACCTGACGCGTCGCCTGAAGGCTCAGGGTGAGATCAACGCCGAAGGCGGCAGTTCGGTGGGCTTGGGCTTCGAGATGGAATACTGA
- the ctaD gene encoding cytochrome c oxidase subunit I, with amino-acid sequence MVDVPLGPAGAVAPSDVEDVELYHPHSWVTKYVFSQDAKVIAIQYAFVALSVGLIALVLSWLMRLQLGFPGVFAFIDANAYYQFITMHGMMMVVYVLTALFLGGFGNYLIPLMVGARDMVFPYVNMLSFWVYFLAVLVLVASFFAPGGPTGAGWTLYPPQAILSGTPGGQDWGIILMLSSLMIFIIGFTMGGLNYVVTVLQARARGMTLMRMPLTVWGIFTASFMALLAFPALFVGAVMMLFDRVFGTSFFVPAIVEMGQPLERNGGSPLLFQHLFWFFGHPEVYIVALPAFGIVSDLISTHARRNIFGYRMMVWALLAIGALSFVVWAHHMYVSGMNPYFGFFFATTTLIIAVPTAIKVYNWILTLWRGNIHLTLPMLFALAFIVTFVNGGLTGLFLGNVVVDVPLSDTMFVVAHFHMVMGVAPILVIFGAIYHWYPKVTGRMLNETLGRIHFWVTFLGAYAIFFPMHYLGLMGIPRRYHDIADIAFVPPSAHTLNAFITIAALIVGATQLVFVFNLFWSLRHGRPSGGNPWRATTLEWQTPETPPPHGNWGKTVPTVYRWAYDYSVPGADQDFLPQNQPGITRIVPGSSHG; translated from the coding sequence ATGGTTGATGTCCCACTTGGTCCGGCCGGAGCTGTCGCACCGTCCGACGTCGAAGATGTCGAGCTCTACCATCCTCACAGCTGGGTGACGAAATACGTCTTCAGCCAGGACGCGAAGGTCATTGCGATCCAGTACGCGTTCGTCGCCCTCTCGGTCGGGCTGATCGCCCTCGTGCTGTCGTGGCTGATGCGGCTGCAGCTTGGCTTTCCCGGCGTCTTCGCCTTCATCGACGCCAACGCCTATTACCAGTTCATCACCATGCACGGCATGATGATGGTGGTCTACGTTCTCACCGCCCTCTTTCTCGGCGGCTTCGGCAATTACCTCATTCCCCTGATGGTCGGCGCACGCGACATGGTCTTTCCCTATGTCAACATGCTGAGCTTCTGGGTCTATTTCCTCGCCGTCCTGGTTCTCGTCGCAAGCTTCTTCGCCCCGGGCGGCCCAACCGGCGCCGGCTGGACCCTCTATCCGCCGCAGGCCATCTTGTCGGGCACGCCCGGCGGACAGGATTGGGGCATCATCCTGATGCTCTCCTCCCTGATGATCTTCATCATCGGCTTCACCATGGGCGGCTTGAATTATGTGGTGACGGTGCTGCAGGCGCGGGCGCGCGGCATGACGCTGATGCGCATGCCGCTCACCGTCTGGGGGATCTTCACCGCGAGCTTCATGGCGCTGCTCGCCTTCCCGGCTCTGTTCGTCGGTGCCGTGATGATGCTCTTCGACCGCGTCTTCGGGACGAGCTTCTTCGTGCCAGCCATCGTCGAGATGGGTCAGCCGCTCGAACGCAACGGTGGGTCCCCTCTGCTCTTCCAGCATCTGTTCTGGTTCTTCGGGCACCCGGAGGTCTACATCGTCGCCCTGCCTGCCTTCGGCATCGTGTCGGACCTGATCAGCACCCATGCGCGGCGCAACATCTTCGGCTATCGCATGATGGTCTGGGCGCTTCTCGCCATCGGCGCCTTGAGCTTCGTGGTCTGGGCGCACCACATGTATGTGAGCGGCATGAACCCGTATTTCGGGTTCTTCTTCGCCACCACGACGCTGATCATCGCCGTTCCGACAGCGATCAAGGTCTACAACTGGATCCTGACTCTCTGGCGCGGCAACATCCATCTGACGCTGCCCATGCTGTTCGCGCTCGCCTTCATCGTCACCTTCGTGAACGGCGGCCTCACCGGGCTGTTCCTCGGCAACGTGGTGGTGGACGTTCCGCTGTCCGACACGATGTTCGTCGTGGCGCATTTCCACATGGTCATGGGCGTGGCCCCGATCCTCGTGATCTTCGGAGCGATCTATCATTGGTATCCGAAGGTGACCGGGCGCATGCTGAACGAAACGCTCGGCCGGATCCATTTCTGGGTCACGTTCCTAGGTGCCTATGCGATCTTCTTCCCGATGCATTATCTCGGATTGATGGGCATCCCGCGCCGGTATCATGACATCGCCGACATAGCCTTCGTTCCGCCGTCGGCGCACACGCTCAACGCCTTCATCACCATCGCGGCCCTGATCGTCGGCGCGACGCAGCTGGTCTTCGTCTTCAATCTGTTCTGGAGCCTGCGTCACGGCCGGCCTTCCGGCGGCAATCCCTGGCGGGCGACGACGCTGGAATGGCAGACGCCGGAGACGCCGCCGCCGCACGGCAATTGGGGCAAGACCGTTCCGACAGTCTATCGCTGGGCCTACGATTACAGCGTGCCGGGCGCCGACCAGGATTTCCTGCCGCAGAACCAGCCCGGGATCACGCGCATCGTACCGGGATCGTCCCATGGGTAG
- a CDS encoding heme-copper oxidase subunit III family protein: protein MAEQAATDLRTTYTETSGLRSIASDFSSDRQAFRNVSWGKAMMWIFLLSDTFVFSCFLISYMTARMSTTVPWPNTSEVFALTIGGKSLPLILIAIMTFVLISSSGTMAMAVNFGYRRDRRKTAILMLVTALLGTTFVGMQAFEWTKLIHEGVRPWANPWGAAQFGSSFFMITGFHGTHVSIGVIFLLVIARKVWRGDFDQERRGFFTSRKGRYESVEIMGLYWHFVDLVWVFIFAFFYLW from the coding sequence ATGGCGGAACAGGCGGCGACGGACTTGCGAACCACCTATACCGAAACTTCCGGCCTGCGGAGCATCGCGAGCGATTTTTCCTCGGACCGGCAGGCCTTCAGGAACGTGTCCTGGGGCAAGGCCATGATGTGGATCTTCCTTCTCAGCGACACCTTCGTCTTCAGCTGCTTCCTGATCTCCTACATGACGGCCCGCATGTCCACGACGGTGCCGTGGCCCAACACGAGCGAAGTCTTCGCCCTGACCATCGGCGGAAAATCCCTTCCCCTGATCCTGATCGCCATCATGACCTTCGTGCTGATCAGCAGCAGCGGAACCATGGCGATGGCGGTGAATTTCGGCTACCGCCGCGACCGCAGGAAAACCGCCATCCTCATGCTGGTGACGGCGCTCCTCGGCACCACCTTCGTCGGCATGCAGGCCTTCGAATGGACCAAGCTGATCCATGAAGGCGTCCGCCCCTGGGCCAATCCGTGGGGAGCGGCCCAGTTCGGCTCGTCGTTCTTCATGATCACCGGTTTTCACGGCACGCATGTGAGCATCGGCGTCATCTTCCTGCTCGTCATCGCCCGGAAGGTGTGGCGCGGCGATTTCGACCAGGAGCGACGCGGCTTCTTCACGAGCCGGAAAGGGCGTTACGAATCCGTCGAGATCATGGGGCTCTACTGGCACTTCGTCGATCTGGTCTGGGTCTTCATCTTCGCCTTCTTCTATCTTTGGTAA
- a CDS encoding autotransporter assembly complex protein TamA — MLHLRRLRNNRRIVFPVVVGVLLSGMPLAPAVALDLFGWLRGDGNAPPPPSAQALPYSLDIVVSGDNSDLKQVLKDASTLQSLQSDPPPDAAALASRAEADLPRLIDALWGAGYYNARVTINVAGVPMVLQSPRRDAATRAAAGYLARALVPVQIVADPGSQFALRDVAVLDARTGRPFPPAELPPRVVQIKPGDPARSADIVAAEARIVDHFRSQSHPFAKIRRQNPVVIHPAQAMDVSLSVDPGPRAGIGTISIHGAENIDPAVVRSFIYTEPGDPYSPAELASMRKSISQIEALSSVRIREGEALDAYGNLPLFVELTERPPRVIGASVQYSTTDGPAVRAYWAHRNLFGGAERLRLEGSVFYLTEDGGQPDRSQDFSWDNLGGRFRASFLKPALWGTRNDWLVDGLVERDRTEGYTSRLANASTGIRHRFSETFSIQGGIEYEKGQATDILGQIDYTLVGLPVSLSYDSTDNLLNPTKGMRVIASVAPYPEFLGSSVPMTVARGTASAYFSLDEDARYILAGRIGLGSIVGADLDEIPANRRFYAGGGGSVRGYRYRSLSPTFLGDPIGGRSLLEASLEARIKITNTIGIVPFVDAGTAFDSSFPNFDEPIRVGAGLGLRYYTAVGPIRLDVAIPVNPGPGDPSYAIYVGIGQAF, encoded by the coding sequence ATGCTTCACTTGCGACGGCTGCGTAACAACCGACGGATCGTGTTTCCCGTCGTGGTCGGCGTTCTGTTGAGTGGAATGCCGCTCGCGCCTGCCGTCGCACTTGATCTCTTCGGATGGCTTCGTGGGGACGGCAATGCGCCGCCGCCTCCGAGTGCTCAGGCCCTGCCGTATTCTCTCGATATCGTGGTGAGCGGGGACAACAGCGATCTCAAGCAGGTGCTGAAGGACGCCTCGACCCTTCAGAGCCTGCAATCGGATCCGCCGCCCGATGCCGCGGCCTTGGCCAGTCGCGCCGAGGCCGACCTGCCTCGCCTGATCGACGCGCTCTGGGGCGCCGGGTATTACAACGCTCGTGTCACGATCAACGTGGCCGGCGTCCCGATGGTTCTGCAGTCCCCCCGCAGGGATGCCGCGACCCGGGCCGCCGCAGGCTATCTCGCGCGTGCGCTCGTGCCCGTTCAGATCGTCGCCGATCCGGGTTCGCAATTTGCCTTGAGGGACGTTGCGGTGCTGGACGCCAGGACTGGGCGTCCGTTCCCGCCGGCGGAACTCCCGCCCCGTGTCGTACAGATCAAGCCCGGGGATCCGGCGCGTTCCGCCGACATCGTCGCCGCCGAGGCGAGGATCGTCGATCATTTCCGGTCGCAGTCGCACCCCTTCGCCAAGATCAGGCGGCAGAATCCCGTGGTCATCCATCCTGCACAGGCGATGGACGTGAGCCTGAGCGTCGATCCTGGACCTCGGGCAGGAATTGGGACGATTTCGATCCATGGCGCGGAGAATATCGACCCGGCCGTTGTGCGCTCCTTCATCTACACGGAGCCGGGCGATCCCTATTCGCCCGCGGAACTCGCCTCCATGCGCAAGTCGATCTCCCAGATCGAGGCGCTGTCCTCGGTGCGGATCCGTGAAGGAGAGGCTCTGGATGCTTACGGCAATCTTCCTCTCTTCGTGGAGCTGACTGAGCGCCCACCGCGGGTCATCGGCGCCTCGGTGCAATATTCGACGACCGATGGGCCAGCGGTGCGGGCGTACTGGGCCCACCGGAACCTGTTCGGCGGCGCGGAGCGGCTGCGGCTCGAGGGCAGCGTCTTCTATCTCACCGAAGATGGCGGCCAACCCGACCGGAGCCAGGATTTCTCCTGGGACAATCTCGGCGGACGGTTTCGTGCGAGCTTCCTGAAGCCTGCCCTCTGGGGGACCCGCAACGATTGGCTGGTCGACGGTCTCGTCGAGCGCGACAGGACGGAGGGCTATACGAGCCGTCTCGCGAATGCGAGCACAGGCATCCGCCACCGCTTCAGCGAGACCTTCTCGATCCAGGGCGGCATCGAGTACGAGAAGGGGCAGGCGACCGACATTCTCGGCCAGATCGACTATACCCTCGTCGGCCTTCCGGTTTCCCTCAGCTACGACTCGACCGACAACCTCCTCAATCCCACCAAGGGCATGAGGGTGATCGCCTCCGTGGCGCCCTATCCGGAGTTCCTCGGTTCGTCGGTGCCCATGACGGTCGCAAGGGGAACTGCGTCCGCTTATTTCTCCCTTGACGAGGACGCCCGATACATCCTTGCCGGACGCATCGGACTCGGCTCCATCGTCGGCGCCGATCTCGACGAGATTCCCGCCAACCGGCGCTTCTATGCCGGCGGCGGCGGTTCCGTGCGCGGCTACCGCTATCGCTCCCTGAGCCCGACCTTCCTCGGAGACCCCATCGGCGGCCGAAGCCTGCTCGAAGCCTCGCTCGAGGCGCGCATCAAGATCACCAACACCATCGGCATCGTGCCCTTCGTGGACGCGGGAACGGCTTTCGACTCGAGCTTCCCGAATTTCGACGAGCCCATCCGCGTCGGTGCGGGCCTGGGCCTGCGCTATTACACGGCCGTCGGGCCCATCCGCCTGGACGTCGCGATCCCGGTCAATCCGGGGCCCGGCGATCCGTCCTACGCCATTTACGTTGGAATCGGGCAGGCCTTCTGA